The Sinobacterium norvegicum genome includes a region encoding these proteins:
- a CDS encoding NfeD family protein: METALHITYSHWLILAMILLALEVFGAGGFLIGMAIASLALALVTWLSPGMDWQPQLVAFALISVAATYVYWRSFKGFNNRSDQPELNHKTSQFVGRRFALQQSLVGGMGRQQIGDTFWKIKADGELAEGSLVEVYGAEGSELLVKPIDRRGDTDGE; the protein is encoded by the coding sequence ATGGAAACGGCACTGCATATCACTTACAGCCACTGGTTGATTCTTGCGATGATACTACTGGCACTGGAAGTCTTCGGTGCCGGTGGTTTCTTAATTGGCATGGCCATCGCGAGCTTAGCCTTAGCGTTAGTGACCTGGTTGTCACCGGGCATGGATTGGCAGCCGCAGTTGGTTGCCTTTGCCTTGATCTCAGTCGCTGCAACCTACGTCTATTGGCGTTCTTTTAAAGGCTTTAACAACCGCAGTGATCAACCTGAATTAAATCACAAGACCTCGCAGTTTGTCGGTCGTCGATTTGCTCTGCAGCAGAGCCTTGTTGGCGGCATGGGCAGGCAGCAAATTGGCGATACCTTTTGGAAGATCAAGGCTGATGGCGAGCTGGCTGAGGGTAGCCTGGTCGAGGTCTATGGTGCCGAGGGCAGTGAGTTATTAGTCAAGCCCATCGATCGCCGCGGTGATACCGATGGCGAATAA
- a CDS encoding SPFH domain-containing protein, with amino-acid sequence MLEAGSMLVIILAIFAVVTVIAGAKMVPQGHNWTVERFGKYTKTLPPGLHIIIPFIDTIGQKVNIMEQVLDVVPQEVISADNAMVTTDAVSFYQILDPVKASYEVSDLTRAMQNLMMTNIRAVLGSLELDDMLSNRDKINTLLLQKVDEVTDPWGVKVTRIEIRDITPPRDLVESMANQMKAERDKRASILEAEGKRAAEILEAEGLKQGAILKAEGELEAAKREAEARERLAEAEAKATHMVSQAIQQGDNRAINYFVAQKYVEALTSIASADNSKVIMMPLEASNVIGSVAGISELFNEVKSGKES; translated from the coding sequence ATGTTAGAGGCCGGCTCGATGTTAGTGATTATTCTGGCGATATTTGCCGTCGTTACCGTTATTGCCGGTGCCAAAATGGTGCCTCAGGGGCACAATTGGACGGTGGAACGCTTTGGTAAATACACCAAAACCCTGCCGCCGGGCCTGCATATCATCATTCCGTTTATCGATACCATCGGCCAAAAAGTCAACATCATGGAGCAGGTGCTCGATGTGGTGCCGCAGGAGGTTATCTCGGCGGATAACGCCATGGTGACCACCGATGCGGTCAGTTTCTATCAAATTCTCGACCCGGTTAAGGCCTCGTACGAGGTGAGTGATTTAACCCGCGCGATGCAAAATCTGATGATGACTAATATTCGCGCCGTGCTCGGTTCGTTAGAGCTGGATGACATGCTATCCAACCGCGATAAGATTAATACCCTGCTGCTGCAAAAGGTGGATGAGGTCACTGACCCCTGGGGTGTGAAGGTCACGCGTATCGAGATTCGCGACATCACGCCACCGCGTGATTTGGTTGAGTCGATGGCCAACCAGATGAAGGCCGAGCGCGACAAGCGTGCCTCTATCCTGGAGGCGGAAGGTAAGCGAGCGGCAGAAATCCTTGAAGCCGAGGGCCTGAAACAGGGTGCTATTCTCAAGGCCGAGGGTGAACTCGAGGCGGCCAAGCGTGAGGCCGAGGCCCGTGAACGTTTAGCCGAAGCTGAGGCAAAGGCGACCCATATGGTATCGCAGGCGATACAGCAGGGTGATAACCGCGCCATTAATTACTTTGTCGCGCAAAAATATGTCGAGGCACTGACCAGTATTGCCTCTGCGGATAACAGCAAGGTGATTATGATGCCGCTGGAGGCCAGCAATGTGATTGGTTCCGTCGCCGGTATCAGCGAGTTATTTAACGAGGTTAAGTCTGGTAAGGAGTCTTAA